A segment of the Synechococcus sp. CBW1002 genome:
GCGGTGAAGCAGCGCTTCATCAGGGTCCGCAGAGCCGACTTGTAGGTGCGGTTCCGCTGGCGGTTGCGCTCCGCGATCTCGATGCGCTTCTTCGACGACTTGTTATTGGCCACAGGCGTACTGGAGCGGATTCGGCAAACGAGGATCCTACCGTTCGGCCCATCACCCCACCGACGAGCCGAGCACTAGCGTGCTTACAACCTCTGCAGCGCCGGTCTTCCGCGCCTCCGCCCCGTGGTTGCCTCCGCCCCTGCCGCCGCCCCCGACCGCGCCCAAGGTCCGTTGCGACTGACGGTGCTCCACGATGCGACGGCGGCGCGGGAGCGGCTGGAGGCGATCGCCGAACGCACCAGCGGCAGCCGCCTGCTGCAGGAACAGCAGCGGGTGGAAGAAATCCTCGAGCAGGTGCGCCGCCAGGGCGACCAGGCGCTGCTGGAGCTGACCGAACGCTTCGATGGCATCCGCCCCGACCCGCTGCGGATTGCGCCGGAGCGCCTGGCGCAGGCCTGGCAGGAATGCCCGAGCCAGCTGCAGGACGCGCTGACCCTGGCGCACCAGCGCATCCTCGCTTTCCACGAGCGCCAGAAGCCAGAGGATCTGGCCGTGACCGGCCCCCACGGCGAGCAGCTCGGGCGCCGCTGGCGACCGGTCGAGCGGGCAGGGCTGTACGTGCCCGGCGGGCGGGCCTCCTACCCCAGCACCGTGCTGATGAACGCCGTGCCGGCTCGGGTTGCCGGCGTCGAACGCCTGGTGATGGTGACCCCACCGGGCCCCGGCGGTGAACCGAACGCCACGGTGCTTGCCGCCGCCCATCTGGCCGGGGTCAGGGAGGTGTATCGGATCGGCGGCGCCCAGGCCGTGGCGGCCCTGGCCTACGGCACCGAAACGATCCCCCGGGTGGATGTGATCAGCGGCCCGGGCAATCTCTACGTGACCCTGGCCAAGAAGGCGGTCTACGGGCGGGTGTCGATCGATTCGCTGGCCGGCCCCAGCGAGGTGCTGGTGATCGCCGATCACACCGCCCGAGCTGATCAGGTGGCCGCCGATCTGATGGCCCAGGCCGAACACGACCCCCTGGCTGCCGCGATCCTGCTCACCACCAGCGCCGAACTGGCCGCGGCCATGCCGGCGGCCCTGGAGGCCCAGCTGGCTGGCCACCCGCGGGCCGCCATCACCCGCAGCGCCCTGGAAGCGTGGGGCCTGATCGTGCTCTGCGCCGATCTGGAGGAGGCGGCGGCCCTGAGTGATCGCTTCGCTCCGGAACACCTGGAGCTGCTGGTGGACGATCCCCAGTCTCTCGCCGAGCGCATTCGCCATGCCGGCGCCATCTTCCTGGGCCCCTGGAGCCCCGAAGCCGTTGGCGATTACCTGGCCGGTCCCAACCACACCCTGCCCACCTCCGGCACCGCCCGCTTCGCCGGTGCCCTGAGCGTGGAGACCTTCCTGCGCCACACCAGCCTGATTCACTTCAACCGGGCAGCGCTGGAGGCCACGGGCGCGGCGGTGATCACCCTGGCCGAAAGCGAGGGGCTGCATAGCCATGCCGAATCGGTGCGGCGGCGACTGGGCTGAGCCCCTGGGCGCCGCCGCAGGCCCGAGGCTTCAGCGCTTCACCAGATCCCGGACACCGGGCACGCCATCGACGATCTCTCCCACCAGCACCTGATCGGTGAGGTTCACGAACAGGCCGTTCTCCAGCACGCCAGGCAGGTTGTTGATCTCCCTCTCCAGGCCGAGCGGATCGGTGATCCCGCCGGCAAACGCCGCATCGAGCACGAGATTGCCCTGATCGGTCACCACCGGCCCGGCCTTGCGGACGGCCATGCGCAACTCCGCCGTGGCCCCCAGCGTGATCAGCTCAGCCTGGACCTGTCGCCAGGCACCGGGCAGCACCTCCACCGGCAGCAGAAAACCCAGGTTGAGGGTCTCCACCAACTTGGTGGCATCCACCACCACCACGAACCGATCGGCACGGCGGGCCACCAGTTTCTCCTGCACGTGGCAGGCACCGCCGCCCTTGATCAGCTGGAAGGAGGGATCCACCTCGTCGGCGCCGTCGATCGCCAGATCGATGCGCTCGATCGCATTGAGGCTTCTGAGCGGAATCCCCAGTTCCGCCGCCAGCACCTCGCCCTGGAACGACGTGGTCACCCCCACGATGTCCTTCAGCTCACCCTGCTGGAGCTTGGCTCCAAGGGCTCGGATCATCAGGGCTGCGGTGGAACCGGAACCCAGCCCCAGCACCATGCCGTCCTGGATCTGCTCGACCGCAGCCTCAGCCACGGCCTGCTTCATGCGGTCCTGCAGATCGGCCATGCCCTGTGCAATCGGAGGGCCGTGACCGTAGCAATGGACCTGCCGGCAGCCTTAAGAGTTTGCGGAAAAACCGCCTGAGAAGCAGCGTTTTTCCCTCCTGAGAGCTGGTGCAGCTCATTTCGGTCTGGTTTTCAGAGTTTCAGCGGCTCAGAGCTCCCCTTTTGGTGTGTTTTGCCCCTTTGGGGCTCCCTGATCACTGCCGTCTGGGCACACTTCTGGGCAACCACCTGTTCACGCCGCCGCCATCGCCGGTTTGAGCAGGTTGCCCAGGCGGATCAGGTTGTAGGCGATCACATTCAGGCCGAACACCGCACTCACCTTCTCGGTGCCGCGCAGCTTGAACTGGCGCAGACCTCCCCACTGTTTGATCCAGCCAAACACCTTCTCGATGCCGCGGCGGGCATGGATCGACTTGGCGTAGCCCACGTGGCGGGTGGTGCGGCCATCGATGGCGGAACCACCAGATCGGGCGGTGTTCTGCACCACGTGCGGCGTCACGCCGATGCGGCGCATCTCGGCGACAAAGCCCCTGGTGTCGTAGTGCTTGTCGGCACCGATGGTTTTCTGGTGGGCACCGGGACGATCCGCGGCCATGGCTTTGGCGGCATCCCGCTCCCCGGTGCCCGTGGCTTGCGTGACCTTGCAATCGACGATCAGGGCATGGCGGTTGTCCATGAGCACATGACCCCGGTAGCTCGGTTGAGCCGGGTGGGCGTTGGATTTCCGGGCCAGCAAGGCGTCGGGATCACTGCCGGAGCGGTGGGTCTTGTTGCTGAGCTTGATGCCTCGGAAATCCCCTTTCGCTCGCTTCTTGCCGGGCTTTGGAGCGCCAAAACCCTCGCCAGGGCCTGACGGCGGTGGCGGCGGATCGTCCTGCCCATCGATCCGCTCCAGTGAGGCATGGGAGGCCCAGGCCTGCAGCAAGGTGCCATCGACGGAGAAGTGCTCGTCACT
Coding sequences within it:
- the hisD gene encoding histidinol dehydrogenase, with translation MVASAPAAAPDRAQGPLRLTVLHDATAARERLEAIAERTSGSRLLQEQQRVEEILEQVRRQGDQALLELTERFDGIRPDPLRIAPERLAQAWQECPSQLQDALTLAHQRILAFHERQKPEDLAVTGPHGEQLGRRWRPVERAGLYVPGGRASYPSTVLMNAVPARVAGVERLVMVTPPGPGGEPNATVLAAAHLAGVREVYRIGGAQAVAALAYGTETIPRVDVISGPGNLYVTLAKKAVYGRVSIDSLAGPSEVLVIADHTARADQVAADLMAQAEHDPLAAAILLTTSAELAAAMPAALEAQLAGHPRAAITRSALEAWGLIVLCADLEEAAALSDRFAPEHLELLVDDPQSLAERIRHAGAIFLGPWSPEAVGDYLAGPNHTLPTSGTARFAGALSVETFLRHTSLIHFNRAALEATGAAVITLAESEGLHSHAESVRRRLG
- the rpiA gene encoding ribose-5-phosphate isomerase RpiA, which encodes MADLQDRMKQAVAEAAVEQIQDGMVLGLGSGSTAALMIRALGAKLQQGELKDIVGVTTSFQGEVLAAELGIPLRSLNAIERIDLAIDGADEVDPSFQLIKGGGACHVQEKLVARRADRFVVVVDATKLVETLNLGFLLPVEVLPGAWRQVQAELITLGATAELRMAVRKAGPVVTDQGNLVLDAAFAGGITDPLGLEREINNLPGVLENGLFVNLTDQVLVGEIVDGVPGVRDLVKR
- a CDS encoding IS5 family transposase, with the protein product MRGQRERSGSLFSYVSIEDRIPAGHPLRRIRKLADQALDRLNPTFCDLYAAEGRPSVPPEQLLLASLLQAFYGIRSERLLLEQLHYNLLFRWFVGLSPDDPIWHPTTFTKNRERLLNEQVMGKFLEKLMGAPEVKPLLSDEHFSVDGTLLQAWASHASLERIDGQDDPPPPPSGPGEGFGAPKPGKKRAKGDFRGIKLSNKTHRSGSDPDALLARKSNAHPAQPSYRGHVLMDNRHALIVDCKVTQATGTGERDAAKAMAADRPGAHQKTIGADKHYDTRGFVAEMRRIGVTPHVVQNTARSGGSAIDGRTTRHVGYAKSIHARRGIEKVFGWIKQWGGLRQFKLRGTEKVSAVFGLNVIAYNLIRLGNLLKPAMAAA